In the Acomys russatus chromosome 20, mAcoRus1.1, whole genome shotgun sequence genome, GAGAAAGGTGGCTTTTTTTTGTTCTGATGTTAGTATACTGTGCATTTCTACTGgctgttaaattaaaaaaaaaagtcatggctTCATCTGTTTTTCTGCTCTATTCTCATCCTGTAAATCACAGACTGCCTCCAGATCAATAGTAAAATGTCTATGCCCAAACGCTTAAAATGGATTTATCATCACAGTGGATAGGGAGACTCAGGGTATAAGAAAACTATCCAGTCATTTGATGCATATGCCACAGACTGCTAAGAACAGATTCATGCATGTTAGATGTTGGGTGTTAGGATTTGATACATACTTCTCGCCAGTCTGACCCCTTATTTTACGTGCAAGAGGCTTTCTTGGCTAATGTAACAGCTGGCTAGGTTATTGCTTCCACAGTATAAGCCACAAAGCCAAAACAGCTCTTTTCCCATTTAAAAGCACATCAAGTTGTTTACATGTCTCCTTGAGATGATTTTCCAATAACTTTGTGCCAATTGCTGTCATACTctttggttgaaaaaaaaatcttcattcaATCAAGACAACTTCACTTAGTTAAATTTCCCCCATACAGAGAATTGTAGGAAAATTACAGTAGCTGATTTGAGGCCATCATCATTAAGTCTACATGGGACTTTAGAAAATGAATGCAAATTACAAATGTGGAGCTGTGTAATTAAACATCAAATAGTCCAAGTGATAAAAGTCGTAGATGAGCTGCCTCTCGGTTCTACTTAGGTCCTTTAAATATTGCCTTACCACTTGAGCACTGGTTCTTTCATCAGAGGAGTGCCTATCCTTAAAGTTTGGGAATTTTAGCTCTTTTGGAGCACCAATCAACTGTAGAAAGTAATTGGCATCTTCTTCTAATGTTTCAAACTTCCCTACAAAGTCATAGTTGATCAAGCATGGGTGACAGAGTTTGCTGACTTTTTCCCAGTGAATATCCATTCCTACCGGACGGTGAGCATCCAGCAAATAGTAGACGAATTCTTTGAATTTGACTCCAGATCCATTATTTAACGCTTCTGCTAAGGCATTTGGTCGGTATTTCTTTATAATTGCCTTTCCAAACACCGGGTGGTAGTAACTGTTGGGATGCTCGAATTTATCCCTAAATGCCGACACTAATCTTTCCATGGGATCTCGAACAAACACAGCTTTGGTGTAGGTATTCAAGCGCGTGTATATCCCTTTTAAGTCAAAGCTGTCTAGTGTTTTCAGATGCTTTCCATAGTGCACAGTATCGTGGGAGATATTGTACGTAGAAGAAGCCAGTCCATTTAGAACCATCAGAATCCTTTTCCAATTAGAGCAGCCAGCCTTTGGTACCTCACAGTACAGGATTCTGTGTTTGTCTTCCACATAGATCCTGGATACTATGTGAAAAAGATTGGCTTGGGGATCATTTACTTCACCATATCGCTTGCAAAACTCATGAAGGAAGGACCTACGTTTCTCTTGGATTGCATCTGCTTTCTTCCATTTGTTGCCCTGGACTGAACTTTTGTTTAAGGGTCTAGAGACCAGTGGCCAATCCATC is a window encoding:
- the Chst9 gene encoding carbohydrate sulfotransferase 9, with the translated sequence MVHMPEDPKMKRGNLLNLGRSTKVIRKNSHSQREDGAPGSSTDISIEMPQGAKLQVFQKPIKMDWPLVSRPLNKSSVQGNKWKKADAIQEKRRSFLHEFCKRYGEVNDPQANLFHIVSRIYVEDKHRILYCEVPKAGCSNWKRILMVLNGLASSTYNISHDTVHYGKHLKTLDSFDLKGIYTRLNTYTKAVFVRDPMERLVSAFRDKFEHPNSYYHPVFGKAIIKKYRPNALAEALNNGSGVKFKEFVYYLLDAHRPVGMDIHWEKVSKLCHPCLINYDFVGKFETLEEDANYFLQLIGAPKELKFPNFKDRHSSDERTSAQVVRQYLKDLSRTERQLIYDFYHLDYLMFNYTAPHL